ACATCAAGGGCACCGCAGCCGGCGGGGGCAACGCCCTCCTCATCCCGATGACCGAGTTTTCGCTGGGCCTGACCGGCGACATCAACAACATCATGAACGCCCACAATCTGGCGATGGTCGCCCTCAACGCCCGGATGCAGCACGAGGCAAACTACACCGATGAAGAGCTGGCAAAGCGCGGCCTGAAACGCCTCAACATCCATCCCAAGAAGATCGAGATGCGGTGGGCAATGGACCTCGGCGCCCAGTGCTTGAGGAACATCATTGTCGGTCTCGGCACCGAGATGGACGGCTTCCTGATGCAGACTGGGTTCATGGTCACCGTGGCCTCGGAAGTGATGGCCATCCTGGCGATGGTGCGCGACCTCAAGGACCTCCGGGAGAGCCTGGGACGGATCATCGTGGCCTACGACCGCCAGGGGAACCCGATCACGACCGAGGATCTGGAAGTGGCCGGCGCCATGACCGCCATCATGCGGGAGTCCATCAACCCAACCCTCTGCTGGACTGCAGAGTACCAGCCCGTGATGGTGCACGCCGGGCCCTTCGCCAACATCGCCGTCGGCCAGT
Above is a window of Bacillota bacterium DNA encoding:
- a CDS encoding formate--tetrahydrofolate ligase, which codes for MAWDATKMADWEIAQEAEKNMPKPYEVADRLGLEKDEVIPYGRVSRLDYMKILERLKNRPDGKYIEITAITPTPLGEGKTTTTMGIIEGLAKRGKNVGGAIRQPSGAPTFNIKGTAAGGGNALLIPMTEFSLGLTGDINNIMNAHNLAMVALNARMQHEANYTDEELAKRGLKRLNIHPKKIEMRWAMDLGAQCLRNIIVGLGTEMDGFLMQTGFMVTVASEVMAILAMVRDLKDLRESLGRIIVAYDRQGNPITTEDLEVAGAMTAIMRESINPTLCWTAEYQPVMVHAGPFANIAVGQ